A genomic window from Glaciihabitans sp. INWT7 includes:
- a CDS encoding WhiB family transcriptional regulator translates to MAPEDYRRAVPGGVVPDNWFVDPVRLGVPGVRQVDAIAADENQLAWQTDSLCAQTDPEAFFPEKGGSTRDAKKICTSCEVRNQCLEYALANDERFGIWGGLSERERRKLRKRA, encoded by the coding sequence ATGGCGCCAGAAGATTATCGCCGCGCTGTACCAGGGGGCGTCGTCCCGGACAACTGGTTCGTGGATCCGGTGCGCCTCGGTGTTCCCGGCGTGCGCCAGGTCGATGCGATCGCTGCCGATGAAAACCAACTCGCGTGGCAGACGGATTCGCTGTGTGCACAGACGGACCCCGAGGCATTCTTCCCCGAGAAGGGTGGATCAACGCGGGACGCGAAGAAGATCTGCACCTCCTGCGAGGTGCGCAACCAGTGCCTCGAGTACGCGCTGGCCAACGACGAGCGATTCGGCATCTGGGGCGGACTGTCGGAGCGCGAGCGACGCAAGCTGCGGAAGCGCGCCTAG
- a CDS encoding glycosyltransferase family 2 protein produces MQTRVTAILVARSGAAHLERTLAGLARQTRRPDAIVAVDAGSSDRTAEMLAASAPTQLVTTTGKVDFGSAVERALTVAAPAESVNDWLWLLAHDNAPQPAALEAMLGAVEIAPSVAVAGPKLMRWDEPDVIAEYGETMTYYGASIALVEGELDQAQHDVRSDVLGVAAGGMLVRRTLWTALGGFDPALPSVDAALDFSVRARLAGFRVVVVPGAKVASDGGPEMFGRASVSDRRRASSRRAAQLHRRLVYAPAAALPFHWLSLLPLAIIRAIGQLLAKRPGAVGGELGSALAAAFGGSRIGPARRSLKRTKRVGWASIAPLRMPPAAVRERRAQARDAQRTQSTVTVTEARAGFVAHGGLWIVVLAGLIGLISWGSLIGAPSLTGGALLPLSDSVQQLWSHVGYGWRDIGVGFVGAADPFTYVLAVLGSITFWSPSFSLVLLYLLALPLAALGAWFAARQLSTRSSLPALAAFLWAIAPPLSSALSGGHLGAVIAHLLLPWLVLAALNAPRSWAASAGAALLFAATAASAPSLVPALVIALLAWIVARPKSVHRLLGIPIPAVALFAPLIVQQVARGNPLALFADPGVPAPTTPSSSLHLSLLSPSQGLDGWSAVAQSFGLPGVSATVIVAALLLPIGVLALLALFVPGSRRAIPSMILALLGFGTAVAASHLQVAHLGSSAVPIWTGAGLSLFWLGLVASALVALDALGRFAVPVGILTAVTATILVLPLLGSVLLKTAVVEAGSRILPAVVTAEADEHPRVGTLVLTPQPGGSLAATVQRGSGATLDDQSTLAATSTSADATSRRIATVAGNLASRSGFDAGAELTRLSIGFVLLSPDDAAVHKRTSEALDSNALFAPVGATDNGLLWRFNSLANEKTVTPVGNTETALGSLILIAQGIVFGMTLLLGIPTARRRRRLAVSGSNPGQPADTFDGDGEND; encoded by the coding sequence ATGCAAACGAGAGTCACCGCGATACTCGTTGCCCGGTCGGGGGCGGCGCACCTCGAACGAACCCTCGCGGGGCTCGCTCGCCAGACCCGTCGACCCGATGCGATAGTCGCGGTGGATGCCGGATCCAGCGACCGCACCGCGGAAATGCTCGCCGCATCCGCTCCCACTCAGCTCGTGACGACCACCGGCAAGGTGGATTTCGGCTCCGCCGTGGAGCGCGCCCTCACCGTCGCGGCACCGGCGGAATCCGTGAACGACTGGCTCTGGCTGCTCGCCCACGACAACGCGCCCCAGCCCGCCGCGCTGGAGGCCATGCTCGGCGCGGTGGAGATCGCGCCATCCGTCGCCGTCGCCGGTCCCAAGCTGATGCGCTGGGATGAGCCCGACGTCATCGCCGAATACGGCGAGACGATGACCTACTACGGCGCGTCGATCGCCCTCGTCGAGGGAGAGCTCGACCAGGCCCAGCACGATGTGCGCTCCGACGTGCTCGGGGTGGCCGCCGGCGGCATGCTCGTGAGGCGCACCCTCTGGACCGCCCTCGGCGGGTTCGATCCGGCTCTGCCGAGCGTGGATGCCGCACTCGACTTCTCGGTGCGGGCGCGACTCGCCGGTTTCCGGGTCGTGGTCGTGCCGGGCGCCAAGGTCGCCAGCGACGGCGGACCCGAGATGTTCGGGCGCGCCAGCGTGTCCGACCGGCGCAGGGCCAGCTCCCGCCGTGCCGCGCAGTTGCACCGCCGACTCGTGTACGCGCCCGCTGCTGCCCTGCCGTTCCACTGGCTGTCGCTCCTTCCTCTCGCCATCATCCGTGCCATCGGCCAGTTGCTTGCCAAGCGGCCCGGAGCGGTCGGTGGCGAACTCGGTTCGGCGCTCGCTGCGGCGTTCGGCGGCAGCCGGATCGGGCCTGCCCGTCGCAGTCTCAAACGCACCAAGCGGGTCGGGTGGGCGTCGATCGCCCCGCTCCGGATGCCACCTGCGGCCGTGCGCGAGCGGCGAGCCCAGGCGAGGGATGCGCAGCGCACCCAGTCCACCGTCACGGTCACGGAGGCTCGCGCCGGTTTCGTCGCCCACGGCGGTCTGTGGATCGTGGTGCTTGCCGGCCTCATCGGCCTGATCTCCTGGGGTTCCCTCATCGGGGCGCCGTCGCTCACCGGCGGAGCTCTGTTGCCGCTCAGCGACAGCGTGCAACAACTCTGGTCACACGTCGGGTACGGATGGCGCGACATCGGGGTCGGCTTCGTCGGGGCGGCGGACCCCTTCACCTACGTTCTTGCCGTGCTCGGATCGATCACCTTCTGGTCGCCATCATTCAGCCTCGTGCTGCTCTACCTGCTCGCGCTACCGCTGGCCGCGCTGGGTGCCTGGTTCGCCGCCCGGCAGCTGAGCACCCGGTCGTCTCTGCCCGCTCTCGCCGCGTTCCTCTGGGCCATCGCCCCTCCGCTCTCCAGTGCGCTGAGCGGAGGGCACCTCGGAGCGGTGATCGCCCACCTGCTGCTTCCGTGGCTCGTGCTCGCAGCGCTCAACGCTCCGCGATCGTGGGCCGCGTCGGCCGGGGCCGCTCTGCTCTTCGCCGCCACTGCGGCATCCGCTCCGAGCCTCGTGCCCGCGCTCGTGATCGCGCTCCTGGCCTGGATCGTCGCCCGGCCGAAGAGCGTGCACCGGCTCCTCGGCATCCCCATTCCGGCTGTGGCCCTCTTCGCGCCCCTCATCGTGCAACAGGTGGCGCGGGGAAATCCGCTCGCCCTTTTCGCCGACCCCGGCGTGCCCGCTCCCACCACGCCGAGCAGCTCACTTCATCTCAGTCTGTTGTCACCCTCCCAGGGACTCGACGGATGGTCGGCGGTGGCGCAGTCCTTCGGACTCCCCGGAGTCTCCGCGACCGTGATCGTCGCGGCGCTTCTTCTGCCGATCGGCGTTCTCGCGCTGCTCGCCCTCTTCGTTCCGGGATCCCGCCGGGCTATCCCGTCCATGATCCTCGCGCTTCTCGGTTTCGGCACCGCCGTCGCCGCGTCGCACCTGCAGGTCGCGCATCTCGGCTCGAGTGCAGTGCCCATCTGGACCGGGGCGGGGCTCAGCCTGTTCTGGCTCGGCCTTGTTGCCAGCGCTCTCGTGGCGCTCGACGCCCTCGGGCGATTCGCCGTGCCCGTGGGCATCCTCACTGCGGTCACCGCGACGATTCTCGTGCTGCCCCTGCTCGGAAGCGTGCTGCTGAAGACCGCAGTGGTCGAAGCCGGGTCGCGCATCCTTCCGGCGGTGGTCACGGCCGAGGCCGATGAGCATCCGCGCGTCGGCACCCTGGTGCTCACTCCCCAGCCCGGCGGCTCCCTCGCGGCCACAGTGCAACGAGGCTCGGGAGCGACCCTCGACGACCAGTCGACCCTCGCCGCCACCTCCACCTCTGCCGACGCGACGTCGCGACGCATCGCAACGGTCGCGGGCAACTTGGCCTCGCGCAGCGGATTCGACGCGGGGGCGGAACTGACCAGACTCTCGATCGGTTTCGTCTTGCTGTCGCCGGATGACGCTGCGGTGCACAAACGCACTTCTGAGGCACTGGACAGCAATGCCCTGTTCGCGCCGGTCGGAGCCACAGACAACGGCCTGCTCTGGCGCTTCAACTCTCTCGCGAACGAGAAGACGGTCACCCCGGTCGGCAACACCGAGACGGCCCTCGGCAGCCTGATCTTGATCGCCCAGGGCATCGTCTTCGGCATGACTCTGTTGCTCGGAATTCCCACCGCGCGCCGCCGCCGTCGTCTCGCCGTGAGTGGATCGAACCCCGGACAACCGGCCGACACCTTCGACGGGGATGGTGAGAATGACTGA
- a CDS encoding DUF5719 family protein yields the protein MTEPTDETPPTGETGPMIDARPNEPLETRAYVTEVEDVAEPVTKAPRTARGALLVGARVLTGVIGIGVAAVAIGAAVLVPFPSHTAPPASRLVTPVASAQQRICAGPLLRLGDDTGQAATSVSSVGRPAVRFGQTVGKATLEPLASTDSTTGVGPDLLTLPPRSNSSSVPLLSGSQVQAVSSGDLVGLAAAECAEGSSDSWLVGGATDTGRTTLITLSNPSNVVATVNLSIFSETGPIVAAGTDGIVVPPGGQRVLSLAGFAPNITSPVVRVQSRGGQVVANLQQSIVRTLEPGGVDIVGTSAAPSTLTVIPGLVLSNGTAVAARQAESGFGDLSAIIRLYVPGTDSAKAEITIVPENGSEAATPVRVVVQPGIVTEVPLDSYPDGSYTVTIATDKPLVAGARISTVGTTGQSDFAWSTSTRSVVGRALVTIAPGPTPLLHLANPTQKDATVTLSRSGEADLSVAVPAGHTITQAVVGGANYRVTGFDELALSVSYLGDGQLATFSVSPSAPASRPIVIYP from the coding sequence ATGACTGAGCCCACCGACGAGACTCCGCCCACTGGCGAGACAGGGCCCATGATCGACGCTCGGCCGAACGAGCCCCTCGAGACCCGCGCCTACGTCACCGAGGTCGAGGATGTCGCAGAGCCGGTGACGAAGGCTCCCAGAACGGCGCGCGGCGCGCTTCTCGTCGGTGCGCGGGTGCTCACCGGGGTGATCGGCATCGGTGTCGCTGCTGTCGCCATCGGCGCAGCTGTGCTCGTGCCGTTTCCCAGTCACACGGCGCCCCCCGCCTCCCGGCTGGTCACCCCCGTGGCATCCGCCCAGCAGCGCATCTGCGCCGGCCCCCTGTTGCGGCTCGGGGATGACACCGGGCAGGCGGCGACCTCGGTCTCCTCGGTCGGCAGACCAGCAGTGCGCTTCGGCCAGACCGTCGGCAAGGCGACCCTCGAGCCCCTTGCGTCGACGGACAGCACCACGGGTGTCGGCCCCGACCTGCTGACCCTCCCTCCGCGGTCGAACTCATCGTCGGTACCGCTGCTCTCGGGCAGCCAGGTGCAGGCCGTCTCATCGGGTGACCTGGTCGGACTCGCTGCCGCCGAGTGCGCAGAGGGAAGCAGTGACAGTTGGCTGGTCGGCGGTGCCACGGACACCGGTCGAACCACACTCATCACCCTCAGCAACCCGAGCAATGTCGTCGCGACGGTCAATCTCAGTATCTTCTCCGAGACCGGCCCGATCGTCGCCGCGGGCACCGATGGCATCGTCGTGCCTCCCGGTGGGCAGAGAGTGCTGTCGCTCGCCGGCTTCGCGCCGAACATCACTTCCCCGGTCGTGCGGGTGCAGAGCCGTGGCGGCCAGGTCGTCGCCAACCTGCAGCAGTCCATAGTGCGCACCCTCGAGCCCGGCGGCGTGGACATCGTCGGCACGTCGGCCGCGCCCTCTACCCTCACTGTGATCCCCGGACTCGTCCTGTCGAACGGCACGGCGGTGGCCGCCCGCCAGGCGGAGAGCGGATTCGGCGACCTGAGTGCGATCATCCGTCTGTATGTGCCGGGCACGGACTCTGCCAAAGCCGAGATCACGATAGTGCCGGAGAACGGTTCGGAGGCCGCGACCCCGGTGCGGGTCGTGGTGCAACCGGGAATCGTCACCGAGGTGCCACTCGACTCCTATCCCGACGGCAGCTACACGGTGACCATCGCCACCGACAAGCCGCTCGTCGCTGGCGCACGCATCTCCACTGTCGGCACGACGGGCCAGTCCGACTTCGCCTGGTCGACCTCGACCAGGAGTGTGGTCGGCCGCGCGCTGGTGACTATCGCCCCCGGCCCGACGCCCCTGCTCCACCTCGCGAATCCGACCCAGAAGGATGCCACGGTCACGCTCTCCCGCTCGGGTGAAGCCGACCTGTCCGTCGCCGTGCCTGCGGGGCACACCATCACCCAGGCGGTGGTCGGGGGAGCGAACTACCGCGTCACCGGTTTCGACGAGCTCGCTCTTTCGGTGAGCTACCTCGGTGACGGACAGCTCGCCACGTTCAGCGTGAGCCCGTCGGCACCCGCCTCCCGCCCGATCGTCATCTACCCCTGA
- a CDS encoding metallopeptidase family protein, with the protein MVRSRIATPSGRSGSRDRHGRGLRSAVTGPHLPLLHTRADQFDLTVSATAEYLKDLWPDDLAGVSFEVAGLPSKIAPAGGIDRWCVIVPENRVILFRLPIERLARLHRTDDIHRRMLIESCVFRAVAELLGKDPWDLAPERFRHL; encoded by the coding sequence ATGGTCCGCTCCCGCATCGCCACTCCGTCGGGACGATCCGGATCCCGCGACCGACACGGCCGCGGCCTCCGCTCCGCGGTCACCGGGCCGCACCTGCCGTTGCTGCACACCCGCGCCGATCAATTCGACCTCACCGTGTCGGCGACGGCGGAATATCTCAAAGACCTGTGGCCGGATGACCTCGCCGGCGTCTCCTTCGAAGTCGCCGGCCTCCCGAGCAAGATCGCGCCCGCCGGGGGAATCGATCGCTGGTGCGTGATCGTGCCCGAGAACCGCGTGATCCTGTTCCGGCTGCCGATCGAACGCCTAGCCCGGCTGCATCGCACCGACGACATTCACCGGCGGATGCTCATCGAGAGTTGTGTCTTCAGGGCCGTGGCCGAGCTTCTCGGCAAAGACCCCTGGGACTTGGCACCGGAGCGTTTCCGCCACCTCTAG
- a CDS encoding DUF3499 family protein has translation MDGRPCSKVACANDAVSTLTYVYADSMAVLGPLSRTAEPHSYDLCAKHSDRLSVPQGWQVIRHVSLGTAGEAQHRPL, from the coding sequence ATGGACGGTCGACCGTGTAGCAAAGTCGCGTGCGCGAATGACGCCGTATCGACTCTCACCTATGTCTACGCCGATTCGATGGCGGTGCTTGGGCCGCTCAGTCGCACCGCGGAGCCGCACAGCTACGATCTCTGCGCGAAGCACTCCGATCGACTCTCGGTGCCGCAGGGCTGGCAGGTCATCCGTCACGTCTCGCTGGGAACGGCAGGCGAGGCGCAACACCGACCCCTGTAA
- a CDS encoding phosphomannomutase/phosphoglucomutase, giving the protein MTAPIDLAPFIKAYDVRGLVGSQLTPEVVTALGAAFVDEIDAAGKDVVVGHDMRDSSPGFAAAFALGVQARGGNVLSIGLCSTDESYFASGHFDAPAAMFTASHNPATYNGIKLSRAGAQGISFDTGLKGIRDRAQAYLEASVEPVAEPGTFRTVDVIADYAVYLRSLVDLAGIRPIRVVVDAGNGMGGMTAPAVLGTAAGLPALPIEIIPLYFELDGTFPNHEANPLDPKNIVDLQKAVVEHGADLGLAFDGDADRCFVVDEKGEAVTPSAVAAVVALREITRVRTLQPEGDIFVLHNLITSNIVAETIEAAGAIPVRTKVGHSLIKDQMRLTGAIFGGEHSAHYYFRDFWGADNGMLAAMHFLAEFGSGSEPVSAISKRYTPYAMSGEVNSTVTDIPAAYDRIVEAYTGTGDFDELDGLTVTGMVGQDEPFWWFNVRPSNTEPLLRLNVEAGTVAVMERIRDAVLALIRE; this is encoded by the coding sequence ATGACTGCCCCCATCGACCTCGCACCGTTCATCAAGGCCTACGACGTGCGAGGCCTCGTCGGGTCGCAGCTCACGCCGGAGGTCGTGACGGCTCTCGGAGCCGCATTCGTGGATGAGATCGACGCTGCGGGCAAGGACGTCGTTGTCGGGCATGACATGCGAGACTCGTCCCCCGGCTTCGCCGCGGCGTTCGCGCTGGGCGTGCAGGCCCGGGGTGGCAACGTGCTCTCGATCGGCTTGTGTTCCACCGACGAGTCGTACTTCGCATCGGGCCACTTCGACGCTCCGGCAGCCATGTTCACCGCAAGCCACAATCCGGCCACCTACAACGGCATCAAACTCAGTCGCGCGGGCGCGCAGGGCATCAGTTTCGACACCGGCCTCAAGGGGATCCGCGACCGCGCGCAGGCCTACCTCGAAGCTTCGGTCGAGCCGGTCGCCGAGCCGGGTACCTTCCGCACGGTTGACGTGATCGCCGACTACGCGGTCTATCTGCGCTCGCTGGTAGACCTCGCCGGCATCCGTCCCATCCGGGTCGTGGTGGACGCCGGCAACGGCATGGGGGGGATGACCGCGCCCGCGGTACTCGGGACCGCTGCCGGGTTGCCGGCATTGCCGATCGAGATCATCCCACTCTATTTCGAACTGGACGGAACCTTCCCCAACCACGAAGCCAATCCCCTGGACCCGAAGAACATCGTGGACCTGCAGAAGGCCGTGGTCGAGCACGGGGCCGACCTGGGGCTCGCTTTCGACGGCGATGCCGACCGCTGTTTCGTCGTGGACGAGAAGGGCGAGGCGGTCACCCCCTCCGCCGTCGCGGCGGTAGTCGCGCTGCGGGAGATCACCCGGGTGCGCACGCTGCAGCCGGAGGGCGACATCTTCGTGCTCCACAACCTCATCACCTCGAACATCGTGGCGGAGACCATCGAGGCGGCCGGTGCGATTCCGGTGCGCACCAAGGTCGGTCATTCGCTCATCAAAGACCAGATGCGTCTCACCGGCGCGATTTTCGGCGGTGAGCATTCCGCGCATTACTACTTCCGCGATTTCTGGGGTGCGGACAACGGCATGCTTGCCGCGATGCATTTCCTGGCCGAGTTCGGCTCGGGGTCGGAACCGGTCTCGGCGATCTCGAAGAGATACACCCCGTACGCGATGAGCGGAGAGGTCAACTCGACAGTCACCGACATTCCGGCCGCCTACGACCGCATCGTGGAGGCCTACACCGGAACGGGCGACTTCGATGAGCTCGACGGGCTGACGGTGACCGGGATGGTCGGTCAAGACGAGCCGTTCTGGTGGTTCAATGTGCGGCCCTCGAACACGGAGCCGTTGCTTCGGCTGAATGTGGAGGCCGGCACGGTGGCGGTGATGGAACGGATCCGCGACGCCGTACTCGCCCTGATCCGCGAATAG
- the ahcY gene encoding adenosylhomocysteinase: MTITAPSSTPSTALQFKVADLSLAESGRHQFRLAENEMPGLMALREEFGESKPLAGARIAGSLHMTVQTGVLIETLVALGAQVRWASCNIFSTQDEAAAAIAVGPNGTVENPAGSPVFAWKGETLEDYWWCTSQIFDWSAEAAAAGENWAGPNMILDDGGDATILVHKGREYELAGAVPDATESDTHEWRVILDTLRASLASSRDRWTNIASEIMGVTEETTTGVHRLYELARAGELQFTAINVNDSVTKSKFDNKYGIRHSLPDGINRATDVLIGGKVVFVAGYGDVGKGAAEALKGQGARVIVSEIDPINALQAAMDGFQVTTIEDVVGDVDIFVTGTGNENVLTVEHMLGMKHLAIVANVGHFDNEIDIAGLEKLAGTEKIEIKPQVHEWRLPTGRSILVLSEGRLMNLGNATGHPSFVMSNSFTNQVLAQIELYVRGENYPLGVYVLPKHLDEKVARLHLDALGVKLTVLSDQQAAYIGVPVDGPYKVDHYRY; the protein is encoded by the coding sequence ATGACGATCACCGCGCCCAGCAGCACTCCCAGCACAGCTCTCCAGTTCAAGGTCGCCGACCTCTCCCTCGCCGAGTCGGGGCGTCACCAGTTCCGCCTTGCCGAGAACGAGATGCCCGGCCTCATGGCACTGCGGGAGGAATTCGGTGAGTCGAAGCCTCTCGCCGGTGCGCGGATCGCGGGATCGCTTCACATGACCGTGCAGACTGGTGTGCTCATCGAGACCCTCGTCGCGCTCGGGGCGCAGGTGCGCTGGGCGAGCTGCAACATCTTCTCTACCCAGGATGAAGCGGCGGCCGCGATCGCGGTCGGACCGAACGGCACCGTCGAGAACCCTGCCGGGTCGCCGGTATTCGCCTGGAAGGGCGAGACCCTCGAGGACTACTGGTGGTGCACCTCCCAGATCTTCGACTGGAGCGCCGAAGCCGCCGCTGCGGGCGAGAACTGGGCCGGTCCGAACATGATCCTCGACGATGGCGGAGACGCCACGATCCTCGTGCACAAGGGCCGTGAATACGAGCTAGCCGGAGCGGTTCCGGATGCCACCGAGAGCGACACGCACGAATGGCGTGTGATCCTCGACACCCTTCGCGCCTCCCTCGCGTCGTCACGCGACCGGTGGACGAACATCGCCTCCGAGATCATGGGCGTGACCGAGGAGACCACCACCGGTGTCCACCGCCTGTACGAGTTGGCGCGAGCCGGCGAGTTGCAGTTCACGGCCATCAACGTCAACGATTCGGTGACCAAGAGCAAATTCGACAACAAGTACGGCATCCGTCACTCGCTGCCCGATGGCATCAACCGGGCGACCGATGTGCTCATCGGCGGCAAGGTCGTCTTCGTCGCGGGCTATGGGGATGTCGGAAAGGGCGCCGCCGAAGCGCTCAAGGGTCAGGGTGCTCGCGTGATCGTGAGCGAGATCGACCCGATCAACGCGCTTCAGGCCGCGATGGACGGCTTCCAGGTGACGACCATCGAAGATGTCGTCGGCGACGTCGACATCTTCGTCACGGGCACCGGCAACGAGAACGTGCTCACCGTCGAACACATGCTCGGGATGAAGCACCTCGCCATCGTCGCGAACGTGGGCCACTTCGACAACGAGATCGACATCGCCGGGCTGGAGAAGCTCGCCGGTACCGAGAAGATCGAGATCAAGCCGCAGGTTCACGAATGGCGGCTGCCCACCGGTCGCAGCATCCTCGTGCTGTCCGAAGGTCGGCTGATGAACCTCGGTAACGCCACCGGGCACCCCTCGTTCGTGATGAGCAACTCCTTCACCAACCAGGTGCTCGCGCAGATCGAGCTGTACGTGCGGGGCGAGAACTATCCGCTCGGCGTTTACGTGCTTCCGAAGCACCTGGACGAGAAGGTGGCCCGTCTTCACCTCGATGCGCTCGGTGTGAAACTCACTGTGCTGTCGGACCAGCAGGCGGCGTACATCGGCGTTCCCGTCGACGGACCGTACAAGGTCGACCACTACCGGTACTAG
- a CDS encoding RDD family protein, producing MATATQDSAGLPDGSDELELMTGEAVSLDLRPTSFVLRAAGAIIDFAVYFGLWLLILLAVSSPFFRGFLDEASAAAVTVTALVFCLVIAPTAVETLTQGKSLGKLAVGARIVRDDGGSIGLRHAFIRALTGVLEVFSTFGGIASITALLNGRTKRIGDLLAGTYSQNERVSKVTPPVFGVPVELLGWATTADVARLPDGLSRRIAQFLRQAPRLTPDARARLSRSLATEASVFVSPLPQADAELFLAAVSALRRDREFTGLTLEAQRLEHVRPALEGLPHGFPER from the coding sequence ATGGCGACGGCGACGCAGGACAGCGCGGGGCTTCCGGACGGCTCGGACGAGCTGGAGCTCATGACCGGCGAGGCCGTCAGCCTCGACCTCAGGCCCACGAGCTTCGTGTTGCGCGCCGCCGGCGCGATCATCGATTTCGCCGTCTACTTCGGCCTCTGGTTGCTCATCCTGCTCGCCGTGTCTTCGCCTTTTTTCCGCGGATTCCTCGACGAGGCGAGCGCCGCGGCGGTCACCGTCACGGCCCTCGTGTTCTGCCTCGTCATCGCCCCGACCGCCGTGGAGACCCTCACCCAGGGCAAATCCCTCGGCAAGCTCGCGGTCGGTGCACGGATCGTGCGGGATGACGGCGGATCGATCGGCCTGCGCCACGCCTTCATCCGCGCGCTCACCGGCGTGCTGGAGGTGTTCTCCACCTTCGGGGGCATCGCGTCGATCACCGCACTGCTGAACGGTCGCACCAAGCGCATCGGCGACCTTCTTGCCGGCACCTACAGCCAGAACGAGAGGGTCTCCAAGGTCACTCCCCCGGTCTTCGGGGTGCCGGTCGAACTGCTCGGCTGGGCCACGACAGCCGACGTCGCGCGCCTGCCCGACGGCCTCTCCCGCCGCATCGCCCAATTCCTGCGCCAGGCACCGAGACTGACCCCGGACGCGCGCGCCCGCCTCTCCCGCTCGCTCGCCACCGAGGCATCCGTCTTCGTCTCGCCACTCCCGCAGGCGGACGCGGAACTCTTCCTCGCCGCGGTATCCGCTCTGCGCCGCGACCGCGAGTTCACCGGCCTGACGCTCGAGGCTCAGCGCCTCGAGCACGTGCGCCCCGCCCTCGAGGGTCTGCCGCACGGCTTCCCGGAGCGCTAG
- a CDS encoding stage II sporulation protein M, protein MDLDAYSAAHRDEWDELARLGAKRRFTGSEADELIERYQSGASQLSAIKTTAGQSVQGDRLSLSLSRARLRFTGAGSNVLSQLPTFFGAQLPAALYRIRWTSLIVALATAAIALLYGYWALTTPGVLSHFGTEEFRKQFVEQDFVNYYSNHSPSSFTGQVWTNNAWLAAQCIAYGIVGVYSPYLLFSNAQNIGLSGALMASHDRLDIFFLYIAPHGQLELYSIFVAGAAGMTIFWAWIAPGARTRGQALAEEGRALFAVAIGLVLSLLVSGIIEGFVTRQDWPWAIKIGIGTVALGSFLFYQWVIGRRAVRAGETGDLDEFEAGSRRIVAA, encoded by the coding sequence ATGGATCTCGATGCCTACTCCGCCGCGCACCGCGATGAGTGGGACGAGCTTGCCCGGCTCGGCGCCAAGAGACGGTTCACCGGCAGCGAAGCCGACGAGCTGATCGAGCGGTACCAGTCCGGCGCCAGTCAGCTCTCCGCGATAAAGACCACCGCGGGGCAGTCGGTGCAGGGTGACCGCCTGTCGCTGTCGCTGTCGCGGGCGAGGCTGCGATTCACCGGCGCGGGCAGCAACGTGTTGAGCCAGCTGCCCACGTTCTTCGGGGCGCAGCTTCCCGCGGCGCTGTACCGCATCCGCTGGACCAGCCTGATCGTCGCCCTGGCAACGGCGGCGATCGCCCTGCTCTACGGGTACTGGGCGCTCACCACCCCCGGCGTGCTCTCCCACTTCGGCACCGAGGAGTTCCGCAAGCAGTTCGTGGAGCAGGACTTCGTGAACTACTACTCGAACCACTCCCCGTCGTCGTTCACCGGGCAGGTCTGGACGAACAACGCGTGGCTCGCCGCCCAGTGCATCGCCTACGGCATCGTCGGGGTCTACTCGCCCTATCTCCTGTTCTCGAATGCGCAGAACATCGGGCTGTCCGGTGCCCTCATGGCGTCCCACGACCGGCTCGACATCTTCTTCCTCTACATCGCGCCGCACGGACAGCTCGAGCTGTACTCGATCTTCGTCGCGGGGGCGGCCGGGATGACGATCTTCTGGGCCTGGATCGCGCCCGGTGCCCGCACCCGGGGGCAGGCGCTCGCCGAGGAGGGACGCGCCCTTTTCGCCGTGGCCATCGGCCTGGTCCTCTCCCTGCTCGTCTCCGGCATCATCGAGGGCTTCGTCACCCGCCAGGACTGGCCCTGGGCGATCAAGATCGGTATCGGCACCGTGGCGCTCGGGTCGTTCCTGTTCTACCAGTGGGTCATCGGCCGCCGTGCCGTGCGCGCGGGCGAGACCGGCGATCTCGACGAGTTCGAGGCGGGATCCCGCAGAATCGTCGCGGCCTGA
- a CDS encoding Fur family transcriptional regulator has protein sequence MDVELGTALRAAGLRVTPGRLAVLEALAEHPHSTAERLRVASGAGLSIQSVHNVLADLTAARMIRRIESAGSAALYERRIGDNHHHVVCTTCGAVADVDCAHGSAPCLTPIDTNGFAIATAEVTFWGQCASCQELTLPALPMTSLLPTIKEIDQ, from the coding sequence ATGGATGTCGAGCTGGGGACCGCGCTTCGAGCCGCAGGGCTGCGCGTGACGCCGGGTCGTCTCGCCGTGCTCGAAGCGCTCGCGGAGCATCCGCACTCCACGGCGGAGAGGCTGAGGGTGGCCTCTGGCGCCGGTCTCTCCATCCAGTCCGTGCACAACGTGCTCGCCGACCTGACCGCCGCCCGGATGATCCGTCGCATCGAGTCGGCCGGATCCGCCGCCCTCTACGAGCGCCGGATCGGAGACAACCATCATCATGTCGTCTGCACGACCTGCGGCGCGGTTGCCGATGTCGACTGTGCTCACGGTTCGGCTCCCTGCCTCACTCCGATCGACACCAACGGCTTCGCGATCGCCACAGCCGAAGTGACCTTCTGGGGGCAGTGCGCCTCCTGCCAGGAATTGACGCTCCCCGCGCTCCCCATGACTTCTCTACTGCCAACGATTAAGGAGATAGACCAGTGA